A segment of the Prochlorococcus marinus str. MIT 9215 genome:
ACAGATCAAATTTTCAAAAATCCTTTTTAAATTGGCTAGAAATAAATAAAGATTCTCTTGATTTAGATTCTCAGAATAGGATTACTAGAAACCCTTTGAGGATTTTGGACTCAAAGAATATTCAAACAAAAAAAGCTCTTGAAAATGCACCAAGATTATTTAATTTTTTATCTGAGAGAAGTCTTAAGAGATATTCAGACTTAAAAAAACAATTAGAGGTTTTAAAAATACCTTATGTGGAAAATTTTAATTTAGTAAGAGGTTTAGATTATTACACCCATACTGCCTTTGAAATCACTAGTGGTGCTTTAGGTTCCCAAGCTACAGTTTGCGGGGGAGGAAGATACGATGATTTAATAAAACATATGGGAGGACCAAATACCCCTGCAATTGGATTCGCTATTGGTCTAGAAAGATTAATTTTATTAGCAGGAAAAGAGCTTGAAGTTCCAAGAAATACTGATATATATATTATTAATCAAGGCTTAATTGCTGAATCATTAGCCATGGATTTATCTAGAAAATTAAGAAAGCATGATTTGATAGTTGAGTTGGATTTAAGTGGATCCACATTTTCTAAACAATTTAAAAAGGCAAATAAACTAAAATCTAAAAGTATTATTGTAATTGGTGATGATGAGGCAGCTAAAAGAGAATTTTTAATAAGACTTTTTGATCAATCAGGTAAGAGGAATAAAGAAGAGGTTATATCTTTTGAGGATAATATTAAATTAGAAAAGTGGATTTATAATAATTTGCTTATAAAGTGATGCTCTTGATATTAGTAATAATTTTTCTATTTATAATTAGTTTTTTTAATTTAAGAAATTTTCTTAAATTAAATAGAAAACAAAAAGTTTTGAAGGCTAAAAAATTAACAACTTTCAATAAAAAGAATCTTAATAATTGGATGAATTTAACCAAAAAAGAGCGCTATAACTTATCAAAACAGGATTCTTTTAAATATCTGGATAGAAGAAAAATTTTATTAGACGAAATTAGAAATGAATATAAAAAAATATCTAGAGAAAATTCAGAGAAAAACATTAAGAAAAGATAATTATGGAAAATTTCTGGACTTCTAATAAACCCATTAAAGGATTAAGACATTTTGTTTTAGTAAATGAGACTAAAGAAAAAGGAAATATTATTTTTTTGATGGTTTCTGTAATTGATTCTGAAATTAATTTAAAAACTACTTACGAAGAATTAATAAATAGTGGAAATTGGTTTCAGGGATGGATCAATCTTCCAAAAAATCAAGCGATTACTGAAGAATACGTCAACTATAAATCCAGGAATAAGGTTGGAGATGTTAATGAGATATTCGTTAATGAAGATTCTGTATTTAATATTCTTAATTTGACATAAATCTTTATAATGTATTTTCTTTAATAAAATACTAGGTTTTTTTGTTACTTAATAATTATTTAAAAGTTTTACCCCTTCCAAAAAAATAAAATTAACGTTATTAAGGATTAATAATATTTAGTTAATTCAATGTTAGGGGATATATGGAGCTCATCTGAGTTAACTGCTGAAAAACTAGGTATAACAGAAATCAAACTTTCTTTTTTACGGGAAAATGGAATACTCAAGCCAGGGATTCATTGGAAAAGCTCTCCACTTGGGCAGAAAAAACCTTGGAAACCCAAAGCGCTTTATAATTTAAAAATGTGCAGAAAAATAATTAATAAATTTTATGTTGAAGAAAATCATAATATTGCAGCCTAAAAAAAATATATATTTTTAATTGATTTGGAAAAACATACCAAATCTCTATTCGATTAAATTCTCATCCTTGCACTCAATTAGTGTGTTTTGCAAAGTTGGATATAAGTTAATCATATTAATGTATTGTTTTGATTTTCTGTATGATTTCGCAGCCTTTTTGTAATGAACTTCTGATTTCATTTCTAATGAAATTTTTCTAGAAGACTCTTGAGTTGTAGTCATAAGATTTAGATTTCTTATCCCATATTTAATAATTGTTTGAGAATGAGGCAATAAACAAAATGGTTTAATGAAATAAAACATCTTTTAATGTCAGCAAAATAAAATTTATTAAACTTATTTGAATTGCAAAATAATGATTTATTTTATAAAACTTATATTTCTTAGATTAATTTTTCTACATTAAATCTACCTTCTTTGCTATTGGATTTCCTTATGAAGATTTTTGGTTTAGTAATAGCTAGGATTACTAACCTTTACAATTTTGTTATGAATTCAACTGTTTGGTGAAATATAAAGTATTCTCAAAACGTTTAAGCTAATCAATTCCTAAATGCAAACCTATGGAAATCCAGATACTACCTATGGATGGTGGGCTGGTAATTCAGGTGTAGCAAATCGCTCAGGAAAATTCATTGCTGCTCATGTAGCTCATGCAGGATTAATTGTTTTCTGGGCGGGTGCGTTCACCCTTTTTGAACTTTCACGATTTGACCCTAGTATCCCAATGGGTCATCAACCACTAATCGTTCTTCCTCATTTGGCAACTCTAGGAATAGGGTTTGATGCTAATGGTGTTGCGATGGGAGATACTAAACCTGTTCTAGCTATAGCAATAGTTCACTTAGTTTCTTCTATGGTTTTAGCCGCTGGAGGACTTTTACATTCTTTACTTCTTCCTGGAAATCTAGAAGATTCTGATGTAGCTAAAGCAAGAAAATTCAATATTGAATGGGATAATCCAGACAAATTGACATTTATTCTTGGTCACCATCTAATTATTCTTGGTTTCGCAGTGATAGCTTTTGTCGAATGGGCAAGAGTTCATGGAATTTATGATCCA
Coding sequences within it:
- a CDS encoding glycoprotein, with the translated sequence MKAKKLTTFNKKNLNNWMNLTKKERYNLSKQDSFKYLDRRKILLDEIRNEYKKISRENSEKNIKKR
- the hisS gene encoding histidine--tRNA ligase, encoding MNNLKNLRGTVDLLPNELIKWQNVEKILLEQLSRASIKEIRTPILEMTELFVRGIGEGTDVVSKEMYTFLDRGERSCTLRPEGTASVARALIQSGISSNPLQKLWYMGPMFRYERPQAGRQRQFHQLGVEFIGHDSVRSDIEIIALAWDILDKLGIKELNLEINTLGNTNDRSNFQKSFLNWLEINKDSLDLDSQNRITRNPLRILDSKNIQTKKALENAPRLFNFLSERSLKRYSDLKKQLEVLKIPYVENFNLVRGLDYYTHTAFEITSGALGSQATVCGGGRYDDLIKHMGGPNTPAIGFAIGLERLILLAGKELEVPRNTDIYIINQGLIAESLAMDLSRKLRKHDLIVELDLSGSTFSKQFKKANKLKSKSIIVIGDDEAAKREFLIRLFDQSGKRNKEEVISFEDNIKLEKWIYNNLLIK
- a CDS encoding TIGR02450 family Trp-rich protein translates to MENFWTSNKPIKGLRHFVLVNETKEKGNIIFLMVSVIDSEINLKTTYEELINSGNWFQGWINLPKNQAITEEYVNYKSRNKVGDVNEIFVNEDSVFNILNLT